Proteins co-encoded in one Rhopalosiphum maidis isolate BTI-1 chromosome 2, ASM367621v3, whole genome shotgun sequence genomic window:
- the LOC113554468 gene encoding solute carrier family 25 member 35-like: protein MEFVLGALGASGAVCFTNPLEVIKTRFQLQGELKKAGNYKVHYRNFAHAIYVVAKNEGPLALQKGLLPSMGHQVFLNGTRLGIFDLAQKKKWILKNDGTVSLIKSAFVGAGAGMLGGFLGSPLGMLKIHLQSFSAQSIAVGHQHNTTSTINGLLTLYNKYGVVRGLWRGATGAMVRIGVASATQLSTISLLNEALIDHGVLTKDQKFLSTLICSMLGGVLMSIVMAPFDLVSTRLYNQAVDAKGRGLLYSSYIECMTKTFKQEGIYGLYKGVVPCYLRLGPHVVLSMVFWDRLRILESEVSNRIKTMQSL from the exons ATGGAATTTGTATTGGGTGCTTTGGGCGCCAGTGGCGCTGTGTGTTTCACCAATCCTTTGGAAGTAATAAAAACCCGGTTTCAGCTACAAGGAGAGCTGAAAAAAGCAGGCAACTACAAAGTCCACTATAGAAACTTCGCTCACGCTATTTACGTAGTGGCAAAAAATGAAGGTCCGTTGGCACTGCAAAAGGGCCTATTGCCGTCTATGGGACACCAAGTGTTTTTGAATGGTACGAGATTAGGCATTTTCGATCTggcgcaaaaaaaaaagtggatACTTAAAAACGATGGCACCGTTTCGCTGATCAAGTCCGCGTTTGTCGGAGCCGGAGCCGGCATGTTGGGTGGTTTTTTAGGCAGTCCACTGGGCATG ttaaaaattcaccTGCAATCATTTTCTGCTCAATCAATCGCCGTCGGTCATCAGCATAACACCACCAGCACGATAAACGGTCTACTAACGTTGTACAACAAATACGGCGTAGTCCGCGGGCTTTGGCGCGGGGCAACCGGGGCCATGGTACGCATTGGCGTAGCGTCGGCTACGCAACTGAGCACGATAAGTTTACTCAACGAGGCGCTCATCGATCACGGGGTGTTGACCAAGGATCAGAAATTCCTGAGCACTCTCATATGCAGCATGCTGGGTGGAGTGCTGATGTCAATAGTGATGGCACCATTCGATCTGGTATCCACCAGACTCTATAACCAAG CTGTTGACGCCAAAGGCCGGGGTCTTTTATATTCGTCGTACATTGAATGTATGACCAAGACTTTCAAACAAGAAGGAATCTACGGGCTTTACAAAGGCGTTGTTCCGTGCTACCTTCGACTCGGACCCCATGTCGTTTTGAGCATGGTGTTCTGGGACAGGTTGAGAATACTTGAATCAGAAGTGTCCAACCGCATTAAAACCATGCAgagtctttaa
- the LOC113554467 gene encoding G-protein coupled receptor Mth2-like isoform X1: MGRRLTWLPTLLLLRFAAFADDRCLMNVSQPAPENAYQVNDILWAGQPEKPYPPAAYRSVQGVSYVLCTCETRACIRKCCEPNAAYVNSKCTPLNASDHVAEFKVPKFVNEHGTVDVYETGLFHIVYGRLTCNGKYKLNPSKDKSHNFQVNNAGFLLSESANVGPDQFCLEQFSELNYQILAVVCSPKQLASQTDEKNLFNTIGMMLSLPFLFSTFLVYALIKDLQTLHGKSLMCHVATLLVAYISLIVVQFITDNADKTWCIFLAYTLQFTFLASFFWLNIMCFDLWWTFSGFRPLRGNTQENEANKFIIYSIYAWGCTSLISIITFGMDKLQYLLTDNIRPRFGINSCWFGSDLAMLLYFYGPIGTLLFSNLLMFIHTAIVIVKHKSDAKVLRGSESQKNVDHEKQRFMLYLKLFIVMGVSWLAEILSWTTNSGGSKFVWYVIDIGNSLQGVLIFLIFVCKKRVLNLLNKKLCPQFQLFKTSTKTVPSKTSSNVKNKDAVEMSTESTSNSTNNQLHEF; this comes from the exons ATGGGCCGCCGATTAACGTGGCTGCCGACGCTGCTTCTGCTGCGCTTTGCGGCCTTTGCCGACGATCGGTGTCTGATGAACGTTTCCCAACCGGCGCCCGAAAACGCTTACCAGGTGAACGACATACTGTGGGCCGGACAACCGGAAAAACCGTACCCGCCGGCTGCGTACCGTTCGGTGCAGGGCGTCAGTTACGTCCTTTGCACGTGCGAAACGAGAGCGTGTATCCGCAAGTGCTGTGAGCCGAACGCTGCGTACGTGAATTCGAAATGCACGCCACTGAACGCGTCGGACCATGTCGCCGAATTCAAG gttccAAAATTTGTGAATGAGCACGGGACGGTTGATGTATATGAGACGGGCCTGTTTCACATAGTCTATGGAAGACTGACATGTAATggaaaatacaaattgaatcCGTCAAAAGATAAAAGTCATAATTTCCAAGTAAATAATGCGGGATTCTTACTAAGTGAATCGGCAAATGTTGGACCGGATCAATTTTGTTTGGAGCAATTTTcggaattaaattatcaaattttagcAGTTGTTTGTTCTCCGAAACAATTGGCAAGTCAAacagatgaaaaaaatttatttaataccatcGGCATGATGCTATCACTgccatttttgttttcaacgtTTCTTGTTTATGCGCTTATCAAAGACTTACAGACTTTGCATGGGAAATCTTTAATGTGTCATGTAGCAACGCTATTGGTGGCCTACATCAGTCTAATAGTTGTTCAATTCATAACTGATAATGCTGATAAAACATGGTGCATTTTTTTag CGTATACCCTTCAATTCACGTTTTTGGCAAGTTTTTTCTggcttaatattatgtgttttgatCTATGGTGGACTTTCag tgGATTTAGACCTTTAAGAGGAAATACACAAGAAAATGAAGCAAACAAGTTTATTATCTATTCAATTTATGCGTGGGGATGTACctcattaatttcaataataacatttggtATGGataaattgcaatatttaCTAACTGATAACATTCGTCCAAGATTCGGAATTAATAGTTGTTGGTTTGGTT cAGATTTAGCCAtgctgttatatttttatggtccTATcggtactttattatttagtaatctATTGATGTTTATACACACGGCAATAGTGATTGTCAAACATAAGAGTGATGCTAAAGTACTGAGAGGATCTGAAAGCCAAAAAAATGTGGATCATGAAAAACAAAG ATTCATgttgtatttgaaattattcatCGTCATGGGTGTCAGTTGGTTAGCAGAAATTTTATCATGGACAACAAATTCAGGTGGTTCTAAATTTGTGTGGTACGTCATAGACATTGGAAATTCTTTGCAAGGAGTGttgatttttctaatttttgtatgtaaaaaacgtgtattaaatttattaaataagaaactGTGTCCACAATTCCAACTTTTTAAGACATCTACCAAAACCGTCCCATCTAAGACTAGctctaatgtaaaaaataaagatgcaGTTGAAATGTCCACTGAAAGCACAAGCAATTCAACCAATAATCAATTACatgaattttaa
- the LOC113554467 gene encoding G-protein coupled receptor Mth2-like isoform X2: MGRRLTWLPTLLLLRFAAFADDRCLMNVSQPAPENAYQVNDILWAGQPEKPYPPAAYRSVQGVSYVLCTCETRACIRKCCEPNAAYVNSKCTPLNASDHVAEFKVPKFVNEHGTVDVYETGLFHIVYGRLTCNGKYKLNPSKDKSHNFQVNNAGFLLSESANVGPDQFCLEQFSELNYQILAVVCSPKQLASQTDEKNLFNTIGMMLSLPFLFSTFLVYALIKDLQTLHGKSLMCHVATLLVAYISLIVVQFITDNADKTWCIFLAYTLQFTFLASFFWLNIMCFDLWWTFSGFRPLRGNTQENEANKFIIYSIYAWGCTSLISIITFGMDKLQYLLTDNIRPRFGINSCWFGSDLAMLLYFYGPIGTLLFSNLLMFIHTAIVIVKHKSDAKVLRGSESQKNVDHEKQRFMLYLKLFIVMGVSWLAEILSWTTNSGGSKFVWYVIDIGNSLQGVLIFLIFTSTKTVPSKTSSNVKNKDAVEMSTESTSNSTNNQLHEF, encoded by the exons ATGGGCCGCCGATTAACGTGGCTGCCGACGCTGCTTCTGCTGCGCTTTGCGGCCTTTGCCGACGATCGGTGTCTGATGAACGTTTCCCAACCGGCGCCCGAAAACGCTTACCAGGTGAACGACATACTGTGGGCCGGACAACCGGAAAAACCGTACCCGCCGGCTGCGTACCGTTCGGTGCAGGGCGTCAGTTACGTCCTTTGCACGTGCGAAACGAGAGCGTGTATCCGCAAGTGCTGTGAGCCGAACGCTGCGTACGTGAATTCGAAATGCACGCCACTGAACGCGTCGGACCATGTCGCCGAATTCAAG gttccAAAATTTGTGAATGAGCACGGGACGGTTGATGTATATGAGACGGGCCTGTTTCACATAGTCTATGGAAGACTGACATGTAATggaaaatacaaattgaatcCGTCAAAAGATAAAAGTCATAATTTCCAAGTAAATAATGCGGGATTCTTACTAAGTGAATCGGCAAATGTTGGACCGGATCAATTTTGTTTGGAGCAATTTTcggaattaaattatcaaattttagcAGTTGTTTGTTCTCCGAAACAATTGGCAAGTCAAacagatgaaaaaaatttatttaataccatcGGCATGATGCTATCACTgccatttttgttttcaacgtTTCTTGTTTATGCGCTTATCAAAGACTTACAGACTTTGCATGGGAAATCTTTAATGTGTCATGTAGCAACGCTATTGGTGGCCTACATCAGTCTAATAGTTGTTCAATTCATAACTGATAATGCTGATAAAACATGGTGCATTTTTTTag CGTATACCCTTCAATTCACGTTTTTGGCAAGTTTTTTCTggcttaatattatgtgttttgatCTATGGTGGACTTTCag tgGATTTAGACCTTTAAGAGGAAATACACAAGAAAATGAAGCAAACAAGTTTATTATCTATTCAATTTATGCGTGGGGATGTACctcattaatttcaataataacatttggtATGGataaattgcaatatttaCTAACTGATAACATTCGTCCAAGATTCGGAATTAATAGTTGTTGGTTTGGTT cAGATTTAGCCAtgctgttatatttttatggtccTATcggtactttattatttagtaatctATTGATGTTTATACACACGGCAATAGTGATTGTCAAACATAAGAGTGATGCTAAAGTACTGAGAGGATCTGAAAGCCAAAAAAATGTGGATCATGAAAAACAAAG ATTCATgttgtatttgaaattattcatCGTCATGGGTGTCAGTTGGTTAGCAGAAATTTTATCATGGACAACAAATTCAGGTGGTTCTAAATTTGTGTGGTACGTCATAGACATTGGAAATTCTTTGCAAGGAGTGttgatttttctaattttt ACATCTACCAAAACCGTCCCATCTAAGACTAGctctaatgtaaaaaataaagatgcaGTTGAAATGTCCACTGAAAGCACAAGCAATTCAACCAATAATCAATTACatgaattttaa